The nucleotide sequence cttaaatttgctataatatggtcttaccgatctaacattataaggtctactatattatatttaacgtaaatcagtgaaaatttcatagaaattgactataaaacgttaaaaaaaatggttacataattcaactggccgagttgaggaaccggccgactcgagggtactttaccttattcctgtatttttgatcatttgtaagcattaatgccacaaattttcgtaaattaaatttgtgagaACTGAAAAATCGCGTAAATAAAGCCGTTGGTGCAGATGTACAGgctttatataaaaaagtttaggataactaagattttttttataaatggtaTTGTTCAAGTAAGAGAACCAATAATTCAATAAGTATTTATAATCCAatttaaaaatcacttaaaaaacttgaaaatttcgagaaagaatAACTACATATGGAGAATATTCTGCCATTGTTCTTAtagtaaaattgaattcttttgcTGCCTGCCGTaccgaaaataaaggaaaaaattgaacaaaatttgaaaaagtaaactCATGTATCAGCATTACTAAAAgtcaattttatgtaaaaatacccaGTTTAGAAGTGTTGCCAGATGTACAGAGTTAatattcaaacaaaaccgcACCTGTTgattgatttttgttaaagaacCAGAAGGACTTTtaattctggaataatattcCTTGAATTGATGTATTCCTGTTTAATATCATTGGATATGACCGATAtgacataataaaatattagatgtctcaaaaattttgtccttgatacatTATTAAGAACGTATAACTTAGAGGTGGTAATTTTATAGTATGGGATTACATTTTGCGAAGTGGTGTATGGTCTGTATATGGAATATCAAGCAATATAAACTAACAAGGATATCTTTACAAGGATATCTTTGGACAAGACATGTACTTCAACATCGAAGAgaatttgcttttggtttttaagttttaaccaagctaataatcccaaacacactgccaagagtttttaaaagtggttcagtcaaaaaaatattgatctTTTGGAATGGGCAGGACGGTCTAAGGACCTCAATTCTGTTCAAGGTAAAAGAAAAGATTGACCACAAGGTAAATCtctcgaatgtgactaatttTGAATAGTTTAAGTAGATATCCACACTACAGGAAatacaatcacattagaatagtgCCAAACCCTGATTTCCTTAATGATCCTTCGTTGTTAAGCgcttattttttccaaaagttactTAACTGAATactaatttatcaaaattttatttgaaaatagaaTTCGTAAtttgttaattgcagtagaaacCGAAAACTATCACTTCTTATAAGGTGTACTATATTGTCCCCTTAATATGTGCCActtcaagaatttttttaccgtactaaatttcttgatagaaatttcaggttttttgttttttcttaatatacaaaatgtaattatatacaagttcatttattattatattagtTTCATCTCTACATACTAAAATAGAATTCTTTTTTGTCCATTTTGAATCTTATTGAGTAAAatgtaaagtaccctcactcgaccgggttccacgactcgaccggtgggccaatttttgaatatttgatggtcaatttcgtcaatttcgtcaatttctatgaatttgtcactggttcgtattattcatggaatgattgacctattaatgttagatcatacgcaaaatattatcaTAAACTAATACTTAGTCCACAAaaacctgtttaaatatgttaaaataacataaatgtggttgctgaatttaatttgaattcagcaaattaaaatgttaaaattgctcattaatttcaattttattgcagttaaacaagtagtcttttgaagaaaattgttcttacaaaatttttttactcgtaattaatattatttgtggccaaaaataAGTACAAtgataaacttgtacgggaGTGAAGCTCCAGTATCGAGAGCAATTTGCTAAGTTCCTGCAGTCATTCGAAATAAATTATTGTGCCAAGAAATCTCCTGTTTATATGActatacagattttcaataagactgtatgagagttTCTTCATGAGCCCTGTCCCTACaattctttcttctggctttggggatccttctgCACAACAGATAAGTgatttataagacattttaaggcCTATGACAAATTTTTCAGTCATTCATAACCAAAAAATCTCGCggcattatttaaaattgagcaaatttcttgcaaaatgtgtcctggctgtgagaattttcaagtaaattctagaaatcttaatgctcaattaaatttaaaattaaattgcgaAAAtcttagtgtgatagcaccgttagagggttaagaaaaCTTTGGTTTAAATGGGGTAATAAGGGTAATAAAATATTCGGATTCGATTTATACAAGCCAACATGAGGCTACTTTATTTGGTCAAGGTACAGCTGGGTTTGTACTTAAAAATAAATGCAATTCTGGTGTTAGAAAAAAATCCCTAAAGAATCACTGTCCATCTTCCTTGTCCTCACTCTCAAAGGCCACAATAACAGCCCCTTTGGCCATGTTCTGTCCCGGTTGCCCCCCCACACTCTTCACCACAGCATCCTTAGGTGCCTTGAGCATATGCTCCATCTTCATGGCAATTATCACAGCGAGAGGATCTCCTGCCTTGACCTTGTCCCCAGCCTTCACGAAGACCTTGTCCAGGACACCAGGCATCGGTGACACAACCTGATTGTGAGCTGCAGCTCCTCCTTCACCAGCCAAACTCAGGAACTTTGGAGGGATCACTTCTAGCTCCGTTTTCCCAGCATCCGTAAAGATTGCCACTTCCTGGGGCGAGATGACAGCACTAAAATTCCCAAAAACTCCATCAATTGTGCATCGAAGGCAGAATCTGTTAGCATCTGGAATACACTTCCATTGGACATTCCTCCATTCTCCATCATTCACACGAATTTTTAGGAGGCCATCGGAACTTGTGACCTGAACAGTGTTCACCTTGTCGTTGGCCTTGAATTGGAACTCTCGTACAGCAACGTGGTTGAGGCGGAAGTTATTGGCATCGTTGAATTGATTGGAAGCTCCTCCGGAAGCTGCACCATTGGACACGGCGGCATTCAGCTCATTGACAACAACAGCTACGGCTGCTTGGATTAAGGAAGACTCAGAGACAATTAGTGGCGGGAAGAGGGTATCAAAATGCTGAGGAATAAAACCAGTATGGACGTCAGCTGCACGGAAAGATGGATGATTTGCCAAGTCCAGGAGGAAGTTTACGTTTGTCTCCAGACCAGTAATCTGTAAAGCGGAAAAGATAGTGGATTCAGGAAATAGGATGCCTTTTCCAAAGAGTGACTCATTTTACAACCCATTCCCAGTTAAGTTACTCGTTTCTTGGGTTTAGCGAAAGTTTCTGATATTCCTTGTTTCATGCAACTAATTTAGTCAGTTTCATGAAACATAATGTATCTGATTTATTTAAACTTTGTTTCAGAATTCATGTTTCTGAAACATTTCAGATTCAGGAAATCATTAGAATGCTTCCTTGTTTCTCCTATTTCTTTATTAGGAATTCTTGAGTTTCTCCAAaagtcgtcagttaaatcagcacttgtcgtaacttcatttttgcgattttgggatatatacatatttagaatcggcgtaattttgtttattaaacgcacttaagaaaaagaaacttttataagcccattaaaaattatttttttaataaaaattatcgtaaatgcctttaattaataaaaaattatcagaatttgtcataactcccatttttggggaagttacgacaaattttcatacaaaattttctctaatcagcatttgccgtaacttcttttgctcacttgcgtggcttgtaatttgcagcaaaattgcaatatttctcattaaaacgttcacaaactcttccaaatatccaaagacagtgcgaataatgcaacattaaatcattttaattcaatatttgcgaaaaaaaagtgagaagaaATCCCTActcatctgtcattaattcaaaacaaaacaaacgacgtggcgcacaaaatttattcaataaagtttatgaaataaaagcttttagggacaggcaTAAGAGttcaattgattaatttagtcaaataaaggcgcttattatcactagagtctttgaaattgtggagctcagaatgaaaaatgaacacatatcctatggttaaagcataggatatgttcatttttcattctgagctccacaattgataatgcatttttgaaaattgtcgtaacttccaagatctccatacattggaagttacggctttataaacgatggaagtcacaataaaatcttattgtgtttcatcgaaCATACCGAacatacagtaggtgtcaaaagtttgttgcctcatgtatgttcgggaaaccaggtgcaaaaacgatagagaaaagtactttttaatatttctctttttGCGAATTAATtacctgtaatccgtagatcttatttatgcatgtcgaaaaaattatttcattttatttcatataaaaaataattgttttccaaaatttgttcattattcatgtgtcaaaagtttgttgcctcatttgaaaagttacttaaaatgatcaaaaacatgcaactaacttaaaataaaccggatatattttgaatttatgtcatttgagaggccaatggtgggTATGGACATTCCTAAAGTTGTATATGGTAAAATACATGTGtttaagagtgatgataaataacaagaaatagtctgttttttaataattcataatttaggttaaaatggcatgtTAGAAATAGTTGTAGGTGGGAAATCGTCCAAAGATACCGcaggaatgaatctgcgtcgttaattgccgaattttatggaaaatcacgaAAGGTTatacatcaaatattcaaatattatagtaatgaggtacgagtacatctgaaaaacgttactggcagacctagggcaTCGACTCAGAGGCctgataacagcattgtaagtagctctgatagtaacccaatgatgtctgcttcataaattgaaaGACAGTTGGTTAGTGAAGGGACACAGGTCTTTACTGTTACAAAAACAAGctcattttgaaagaaaattaaacaattgccgacgaagattcattccggcagtatatctggacaatttcccttcttttacttttttgtaattcgccatttttaacctaaattataaattatcaaaaaacagaatatttcttgttatttatcaatacttttatatacatatattctCCATTGACAATTTTAGAAACATACAAACCCACCaattgcctctcaaatgacataaactcaaaatataactggattacataaagttggttgcaagttttgaccattttgaattagttttttgaatgaggtaacaaacttttgacgaatcaaaaatgatcaactttcggaaaacaataattttttatatgaaacaattttttttaaatatataaatatgatCTAAATCTAtagattacaggcaactaatttgtaaaaagaaaaattcgaaaatgtaactttttctatcattttttgcacctcgTTTCCCGATCATACATGAGGCaaaaaacttttgacacctactgtatatctcgtatatctcaatatctcagcttttgaaacattttatgaagattttctcaagttaacttACAATTTATTAGtaccacttttattatttcgaCTCAAAAGTATCGTATTCGGGgcgcatttttaagaaaaataattctgaactgaaaatttcgtctcctgaaaagttggcaaaaggaaattacgacaaatgctgatttaactttTAACTGACGAAGTTGAGAAGCTGAGTTtcatgaaaaaatttcaagtttcCCGGATCATACTGAACTAGGTTTACACGGTTTCATGAAACATGTTTCATGTTAATGTCAATGGTTTCTTTGGATGAGTCACCCTTTGATCTCTTTACTCACATGATAATCCCTGAGCCGAGCAATTAAACTGTCCAGGGCTTGGGTACGGTTCTCTCCCCAGACCACAAGTTTGGCGATCATGGGATCGTAGTGGACAGAAACTTCATCTCCTTGCCGGACTCCCGTCTCCACGCGGACATTTTGGTCAGGAGTGGGAGTTGAAAGATGATCGAGAGGTCCAGCTCCCGGAAGGAATCCCCCACGCGGATTCTCAGCGTATATTCGAGCCTCAAAAGCATGTCCACGGCGAATGATCTGTTCCTGGGTGACGGGCAGTGGCTCTCCGGAAGCTATACGAATCTGCCATTCAACTAGATCTGTTCCTGTGATCATCTCCGTGATGGGATGCTCAACCTGAAGGCGAGTGTTCATCTCCATGAAGTGGAAGGAGAGATCTTCTTTGTCTAGGATGAATTCGACAGTTCCCGCTCCTACGTACCCAACAGCCTTGGCTGCTCTCACAGCTGCCTCACCCAGTTCTCTGCGAAGTTGCTCTGACAAACCTGGAGCTGGAGCTTCTTCGATGATCTTTTGATGCCTGCGCTGCACTGAGCAATCCCTTTCGAACAGATAGACAGCATCGCCGTACCTGTCGGCAAAGATCTGGACTTCTACGTGTCTTGGGGATCTGACAAATCTCTCCAGGAGCATTGAACTGTCCCCAAAGGCTTTCTCGGATTCTGTCCGGGCAGAATTGAGTTGGGTTAGGAAGTCACTCTCATTTTCTGCTATTCTCATGCCTTTTCCGCCTCCGCCACGAACAGCCTTGATCATCAGCGGGAAACCGATTTTCTGGGCTTCAGCTATTAGCTTCTCATCTGACTGATCCTCTCCGTGATACCCATTGATGATTGGGACACCTGCAGCTGCCATGATGTGCTTGGAAGTACTCTTGATACCCATGTCGCGGATTGCTGAAGCTGGTGGTCCCATGAAGATGATCCCTTCCTGTTGACACATGTCTGAGAACTCCACACTCTCGGACAGAAAACCATAACCTGGATGGATGGCTTGACATCTGGCAGCTTTCGCCACTTGGATTATCTTATCGGCACGCAAATAGGATTGCTGGGAGGGTGGTGGCCCAATGTGATATGCCTCATCGGCCACCTGGACATGCAGGGAATTGGCATCTGCATCTGAGTACACTGCCACGGTCTGAACACCCAGACGGCGGGCTGTTTTGACAACACGACACGCGATCTCTCCGCGATTTGCTATCAGAATCTTGTTGATAGGCTGGGAAATGATCTTCTGGGAAGCTGTGGAGAACCACCTGTAGAATATTGACTCATTAGCTCCCCGAGGACAAGGATACCCTTCGAAATCTCACTGACCTTCTCAAATTCTGCCCTAAATGCAGCATTTCTTTTGTTCCTTGGAGGAATTTGCGAAAATATTACGTAATAACCACACTTTTTTGCGAATATTGTGCACTTTTTTCCCTAGAAATCACTTTCTAGACTTGGTTTATCACAGTTCGTTGCCTAATCACACCCTTAGGGATCTCTAAATGCAATTTCTGGGAAGACTAACGATCCTGTCTCCTCCTATCAGATGTTATTTCGAGAAATAATGCAGAAAAACTGAGTGGATTAGAAGTTGCGTATTCGCGTGTCTCTGATAAGATCACCAAGGGGTCAACaacttcccaaaaaaaaaccaattcaaAAACAATGCTTAATTTCTATTATCAATATATTTTAGGACTTTCCTCGAAAGATGCACAATTCTAcgtgataaatttttttttctttgaacatTCGTACAGAAATATTGTGAACAATATAAGATTAAATTCAAATATAGATTCCTATTGAGTCTGTGACGCAATTCTTGTAACGTTCCTATTACACACAATCCAATaaactctattttttttcttcaatattgactCCAATCACTAAAGTTGTTAATGCTCTCTCCagctgaatttttattaaattatttttttttagacactaCAGATAAATTTTAGTGCTCCTCTTTCTGGGGAAGGTATTAATAATTTCTTAGGTTTCTTGCTGCACAATCACCGTCTCAATTCGCATTTTGTCCGGCGTATCCCagcaatttttagcacatgtGTATATGAGCACATTGCCAAATTCAATGGGGGCCGCATCACAGTTTTCCAACTGGAGATGAGGAATAATCGTTGGCAATATTTGCACCTCACAGATTAAATCACTGCCACAGTATGTGCACTTTGGAATGGACTCCTTTAAGTAGCTTATGAGTAATGGCACTGTATTCCGagagtatctaaaaaaaatacagaaattgttaatttcctcattcatatttatttatttcttaagagattatctacaaagaaaaaaatatatttcgcaaaatttatCGTTAATGTTTATAAATTCCTATTTGTAAGACgaatcggttccgcggctaaagacCCTGCCGTTATTTTAAATCCCtaaagactgattgggtacacaatgtgccttgtccctagggttagccctctgagtgggaggtgaagggtgtgcatctttaACGCCCTACAGTGAGCTTGCCTTCCGATGTGCATAAGACTATGGGCCTGGAGCACTCATGCCTTCCTCTGGCATAACGCTCTTGCAGACAATCAGTTGTTCTTCAGCTGTGAGTACAAACgcacccttaacaagagtaTCCTTGTTGGGCCACCACCACCAGTCGCGCTACTTTGCCCGATTTCCAAGACCTCGGTTATTTTAATCTTACATATTGTATAATTatgaaatgctcataaatcctataaaccacaaacaagttcgtaaaagtttgtacttttttcacaaacactgtTCATGAGATGATGATTTTACgagttttttttgtacttttacaaacatttgtctaGCAAAAagttacgaacaaatgacaaaattttacgaacattttttgtatgtttacgaacaaacgtttgtagaagtacaaaaaatgctacgaacaatgtttgtgaaaaaaaagtacaaacttttacgaacttgtttgtgcacagtaaaaaattgtgtaagaaataaagttgtgtatgggaaaagttgCGTAATATTACAAGCATTTTGGTTGGAAATCGTAAAATTACTATTACATTTGTCGTATgatactacactgagagaaatccgaaaaagttaaaataacattccggaaatgttaattttacactgcagtattgatccaaaaccaGTGTAaacattaccctttttatgtgtattgggggttaaatttacccttttctatattaattttacccttaaaaaggtataaaattaacattaaaaaatgttgatatatttttacacctaaaaagtgttaaagttatgaggaaaaaaagttaatcgcactctcttttttcctcagtgtagcataatattagtaaaattatgtttgtgtaatgaaatttgtgtgagaactgtcaaaatttcattgtttactattgcaatttttctaagattttagtcattttttgcATTTCCAACTGTATATAATTGTCTtctagaatcattcattggattcttaaaatgtgcctcagtcgtgaaaaatgaagaataattATGTAACTACTGAAAACAGACAAAACATcacgtaaattagaaaaattgacgatacAAAACTCTTGACCATTTGCTTAGAGAAGTAAGAGAGTTCGTGGCGCAACCGAAAAATATGCCATCATCAATGCAAAGGTTCTGTGATCAAATCTCAGACCttctcttcatattttttcttttttttgttctttttttctctatttaatAGATAggctctattgtttaggcggttcacttctTTGCCAATATTCACCATTCATTCATTCGCTGGACGAATtgaaagccgatatggcatgagaactctttttctgctgctactcagctttgaacccaagACCTCACAATCTTAGAGCTACTACTTTATCCACTGACCTACTTGAGGCTCTTTTTTCCgactaagtcgacttagaattatattactacGAGATAGCTCTCGTTGTTCCTAGCACCGTTGTTCCTCTGaaatagaatagtatggaatggaaccgtcgttTTGTAGTTCCGATCCGAAACCATAGTTTTTCGTTTCTTTGCAATAGCAAAAAACTTTGCTATTACAAATTTCTTCCAAACCCTTTTTGAAGGTTCAAAGGTAAATAATCTAAAagacttttttatttgtataatttGAGATTAATTTAGTCCCAATCGGTAAAATATCGGTAGGATTGATTTGTTTGtgtcctagattttttttttttcaatttaactgTAATGTTATTTTCCAGTATGGGAATTCTGTaagagtatgacaatgtcatatgacaaatttatttatttttttttatttgataagaTCGGGAAAATAAGTCGAAAATGACCACggcgattccactggatttccagcagtcTTTTCTGCcatttgatttgattttttcGCTAGAAATCCGCGTGAATTTTCTTGGATTTTCCCGCTAAAAATCTGCGTACTTacgagatggaatttgacgctaaatttcttcctagtgTTCCATGGACctttgcggaactctgtataggaccgtctaataagaaatatccGCGAGTTTTCATGGACTTTTCtgtgacgaatatttccacgtcttttcctatggatttattagcggtataatcggcagtcagcccttaaattcggaaaaatcctctttatttccacgaaattctccgcggagttttccatgcaacggccttagaaGTTTCCATGGTTTTACGGAATATACTccatattacggaattccacgacttttccagtggattttttttaaaatatttttatttaaaataattcctaaaattgattaaaaatggcgtGGAATTTTCATAAAGAATTTCCACAAATAAATGCAGGATCTGTGCCAATTGGCAACTTGGAACTTGGAGAGTATTCagctatcagacgaacactcagtttttttttaattttgagttgaaaatattgctaccatatcatACATTTGaatatgtctagctcgcaagaattatagcgttaggacGAAAAACAAATGCGGAATTTTCGCGTTTACTTCCATGCAGTTTTGGCCGGAAAGATACCAGAAAATATACTCtgaatatttaatggaaattttgtttcaatttccagggaatgctcttagattaattgcaagaaaatacttgagattttttttcaaggaaatccacgcgaaaaaaagctgataactctGCAGAATTTCAAGCGGAATATTAGTGTTTATTTCCCCGGAAACTCACGCGGAAAAATAGGAGATaaattccattaatttttcTGTTATcgtgaaactttgcggccgatcggctacaggaGTTTATCACGAAAGTTtgtcatgacattgtcatatttttGTTCCCCCGCAGACTTGAAATCGAAATGGGAAACAGATATCGCCCTCTAGTCTTCGCTGACCTCCTACCGAATATGCCCCTTGGATTTTTTCGATACAATTTTGAAACAAAGCGGATATTTagtccatgcaaaatttctgaCTGAAAAATTtgcttacttttaatttttttaagtcataaaaaatttatacATCTCTCCTGGTCTCAAtcgataacactgtgcaacaattttgaactttttttttgtccctgggttctcatgctattttttctattgctagggtcaaatgatttacgaaaatagttatcat is from Phlebotomus papatasi isolate M1 chromosome 1, Ppap_2.1, whole genome shotgun sequence and encodes:
- the LOC129809978 gene encoding methylcrotonoyl-CoA carboxylase subunit alpha, mitochondrial, with amino-acid sequence MLHLGQNLRRWFSTASQKIISQPINKILIANRGEIACRVVKTARRLGVQTVAVYSDADANSLHVQVADEAYHIGPPPSQQSYLRADKIIQVAKAARCQAIHPGYGFLSESVEFSDMCQQEGIIFMGPPASAIRDMGIKSTSKHIMAAAGVPIINGYHGEDQSDEKLIAEAQKIGFPLMIKAVRGGGGKGMRIAENESDFLTQLNSARTESEKAFGDSSMLLERFVRSPRHVEVQIFADRYGDAVYLFERDCSVQRRHQKIIEEAPAPGLSEQLRRELGEAAVRAAKAVGYVGAGTVEFILDKEDLSFHFMEMNTRLQVEHPITEMITGTDLVEWQIRIASGEPLPVTQEQIIRRGHAFEARIYAENPRGGFLPGAGPLDHLSTPTPDQNVRVETGVRQGDEVSVHYDPMIAKLVVWGENRTQALDSLIARLRDYHITGLETNVNFLLDLANHPSFRAADVHTGFIPQHFDTLFPPLIVSESSLIQAAVAVVVNELNAAVSNGAASGGASNQFNDANNFRLNHVAVREFQFKANDKVNTVQVTSSDGLLKIRVNDGEWRNVQWKCIPDANRFCLRCTIDGVFGNFSAVISPQEVAIFTDAGKTELEVIPPKFLSLAGEGGAAAHNQVVSPMPGVLDKVFVKAGDKVKAGDPLAVIIAMKMEHMLKAPKDAVVKSVGGQPGQNMAKGAVIVAFESEDKEDGQ